From one Simplicispira suum genomic stretch:
- the tolQ gene encoding protein TolQ yields MNSQDMSIVTLVLHASWVVQFVMLLLLGVSVASWAAIFRKLFGLKRVKALNEDFEREFWSGTSLNDLYASAAQSVQDIGPMERIFASGMREFQKLRERHIQDAGTLLDGARRAMRASFQREMDVIESSLSFLASVGSVSPYVGLFGTVWGIMHAFTGFAGMEQVTLATVAPGIAEALVATALGLFAAIPAVVAYNRFARDIDRVANHQETFIEEFSNILQRNLGAHPPVPAAGH; encoded by the coding sequence ATGAATTCGCAAGACATGTCCATCGTCACCCTGGTGCTGCACGCGAGCTGGGTGGTGCAGTTCGTCATGCTGCTGCTGCTCGGCGTGTCGGTGGCCAGTTGGGCCGCGATTTTTCGCAAGCTGTTTGGTTTGAAACGTGTCAAGGCGTTGAACGAAGACTTCGAGCGCGAGTTCTGGTCGGGCACCAGCCTGAACGACCTGTACGCCAGCGCGGCGCAAAGTGTGCAGGACATCGGCCCCATGGAGCGTATTTTTGCCAGCGGCATGCGCGAGTTCCAGAAACTGCGCGAACGCCATATCCAGGACGCCGGCACCCTGCTCGACGGAGCCCGCCGCGCCATGCGCGCCAGCTTTCAGCGCGAGATGGACGTGATCGAGTCCAGCCTGTCCTTCCTGGCGTCGGTGGGCTCGGTGTCCCCTTACGTGGGCTTGTTCGGCACCGTGTGGGGGATCATGCACGCCTTCACCGGTTTTGCCGGTATGGAGCAGGTGACGCTGGCCACCGTGGCGCCCGGCATTGCCGAGGCCCTGGTGGCCACGGCCCTCGGCCTGTTTGCCGCGATTCCCGCCGTGGTGGCCTACAACCGCTTTGCGCGCGATATCGACCGCGTCGCCAACCACCAGGAAACCTTCATTGAAGAGTTCTCCAACATCCTGCAGCGCAACCTGGGCGCCCATCCGCCGGTTCCGGCCGCAGGTCACTAA
- the yegQ gene encoding tRNA 5-hydroxyuridine modification protein YegQ: MTRPAPELLLPAGSLERMRAAYDFGADAVYAGQPRYSLRARNNEFRIEQIQTGIEEAHARGKKFFLTSNLLPHNDKVRTYLRDIAPIIAMGPDALIMADPGLIMQVREKWPEVAIHLSVQANTTNFMSVKFWQKVGITRIILSRELSLDEIEKIRQECPDMELEVFVHGALCIAYSGRCLLSGYFNRRDSNQGACTNACRWNYATQEAAVDPNTGEAMAVRMEGDFNFNKAQEDDNAAFSACGDGARHPKADQIYLLEEKERPGQLMPIMEDEHGTYIMNSKDLRAVEHVQRLVAIGVDSLKIEGRTKSAYYVSRTAQVYRRAIDDAVAGRPFNPELITELEGLANRGYTSGLLERRPAHDYQNYETGSSESKRSQYVAQVKSAADGWAEVETKNRFAVGDLLEIIHPSGNRTVRLAEMQSLEGEALEVAAGSPLRVRIALAGNVEGALLARVFESEKA, translated from the coding sequence ATGACCCGCCCCGCCCCCGAACTCCTTCTGCCCGCCGGCTCTCTCGAGCGCATGCGCGCCGCCTACGACTTCGGCGCAGACGCGGTCTACGCCGGCCAACCGCGCTACAGCCTGCGCGCGCGCAACAACGAGTTCCGCATCGAGCAAATTCAGACCGGCATCGAAGAAGCGCACGCGCGCGGCAAGAAGTTCTTTCTGACCAGCAACCTTCTGCCGCACAACGACAAGGTGCGCACCTACCTGCGCGACATAGCACCCATCATCGCCATGGGCCCGGACGCGCTCATCATGGCCGACCCCGGCCTGATCATGCAGGTGCGCGAGAAGTGGCCCGAGGTGGCTATTCATCTCTCGGTGCAGGCCAACACCACCAACTTCATGTCGGTCAAGTTTTGGCAGAAAGTGGGCATCACACGCATCATCCTGTCGCGCGAATTGAGTCTGGACGAGATCGAGAAAATCCGCCAGGAATGCCCCGACATGGAGCTGGAAGTCTTCGTGCACGGCGCCCTGTGCATCGCCTACTCGGGCCGCTGCCTGCTGTCGGGCTACTTCAACCGGCGCGACTCCAATCAGGGCGCCTGCACCAACGCCTGCCGCTGGAACTACGCCACGCAGGAAGCTGCGGTGGACCCCAACACCGGCGAAGCCATGGCAGTGCGCATGGAGGGCGACTTCAACTTCAACAAGGCGCAGGAAGACGACAACGCCGCGTTCTCGGCCTGTGGCGACGGCGCGCGCCACCCCAAGGCCGACCAGATCTACCTGCTGGAAGAAAAGGAACGCCCCGGCCAGCTCATGCCCATCATGGAAGACGAGCACGGCACGTACATCATGAACAGCAAGGACTTGCGCGCAGTCGAGCACGTGCAGCGTCTGGTCGCCATCGGCGTCGATTCGCTCAAGATCGAGGGCCGCACCAAGAGCGCGTACTACGTCTCGCGCACCGCGCAGGTCTACCGCCGCGCCATCGACGACGCGGTGGCCGGCCGCCCCTTCAACCCCGAACTCATCACCGAACTCGAAGGCCTGGCCAACCGTGGCTACACCAGCGGCCTGCTGGAGCGCCGCCCGGCCCACGATTACCAGAACTACGAAACCGGCAGTTCCGAATCGAAGCGCAGTCAGTACGTGGCGCAGGTGAAAAGCGCCGCCGACGGCTGGGCCGAGGTGGAAACCAAGAACCGCTTTGCCGTGGGCGACCTGCTGGAAATCATCCACCCCAGCGGCAATCGCACGGTGCGGCTCGCCGAGATGCAGAGCCTTGAAGGTGAGGCGCTGGAGGTAGCAGCCGGCAGCCCGCTGCGGGTGCGGATTGCGTTGGCCGGGAATGTCGAAGGCGCCCTGCTGGCGCGGGTGTTTGAGTCGGAAAAAGCTTAG
- the tolA gene encoding cell envelope integrity protein TolA, which yields MHAHDDRDQFTPPAVPGRGRAIALAVLAHLFLIAALTWGVAWKSGSDQPAVVAELWSAVPQQAAPRAVETPSPAQPPTPPKPTPPEPPVVPSPPKVTPPPPPPPPQRAEPDQREADIAIEREKQRLAKEKREREDKEKIEREKQRKEQQRIEQEKKDKLQKEKAEREKAEREKAEKEQKRLAEEKRKKDEAIEKANAKAAEERRQENIRRMQGLAGATGAPTATGAAQRDSGPSGGYGGKVAAKVKPNIVYPDVVDGNPRAEVEVRAAPDGTITGTRLTKSSGNPAWDEAVVRALQKTATLPRDIDGRVPPLIIIGFRPQD from the coding sequence ATGCACGCCCACGACGACCGCGATCAGTTCACCCCCCCAGCAGTCCCTGGCCGGGGCCGGGCGATCGCGCTTGCCGTGCTCGCGCATCTGTTTTTGATCGCCGCACTGACCTGGGGTGTGGCCTGGAAGAGTGGCAGCGACCAACCGGCCGTTGTTGCCGAACTCTGGTCTGCCGTTCCCCAGCAGGCTGCGCCGCGCGCCGTGGAAACCCCAAGCCCTGCGCAGCCACCGACGCCGCCCAAACCCACACCGCCTGAGCCTCCCGTGGTGCCTTCGCCGCCCAAAGTGACCCCGCCGCCACCCCCTCCACCGCCCCAGCGCGCAGAGCCGGATCAGCGTGAGGCCGACATTGCCATTGAGCGCGAGAAGCAGCGGCTGGCCAAGGAAAAGCGCGAGCGCGAAGACAAGGAAAAAATCGAACGCGAGAAGCAGCGCAAGGAGCAGCAGCGCATCGAGCAGGAGAAGAAAGACAAACTGCAGAAGGAAAAGGCCGAGCGCGAGAAAGCCGAGCGCGAAAAGGCAGAGAAAGAGCAAAAAAGACTCGCCGAAGAAAAGCGCAAGAAAGACGAGGCCATCGAAAAGGCCAACGCCAAGGCGGCCGAAGAGCGCCGCCAGGAGAACATCCGCCGCATGCAAGGGCTTGCCGGCGCCACCGGCGCGCCCACAGCCACGGGAGCTGCCCAGCGCGATTCCGGCCCCTCGGGCGGCTACGGCGGCAAGGTGGCTGCAAAGGTCAAACCCAATATCGTCTACCCTGACGTGGTCGACGGCAACCCACGTGCCGAAGTCGAAGTGCGCGCCGCGCCTGACGGCACCATCACGGGTACGCGCCTGACCAAGTCGTCCGGCAACCCAGCCTGGGACGAAGCGGTTGTGCGGGCGCTGCAAAAAACCGCCACGCTGCCGCGTGACATTGATGGCCGTGTCCCGCCGCTCATCATCATCGGTTTTCGTCCGCAGGATTGA
- a CDS encoding ExbD/TolR family protein, with protein sequence MSAIASRGRGRRTINEINMVPFIDVMLVLLIIFMVTAPMLTPGLIDVPSVGKGKNVPKVVAQVIVSKDGSLQLKTPDATRSMNTREIGLAALAWQNDQSKDTAVVISADKGVQYESVVKAMDALQKAGVQRVGLSVKQGG encoded by the coding sequence ATGTCTGCCATCGCATCACGCGGCCGCGGCCGCCGCACCATCAACGAGATCAACATGGTCCCGTTCATCGACGTGATGCTGGTGCTGCTCATCATCTTCATGGTGACGGCTCCCATGCTCACCCCAGGGCTGATTGACGTTCCCAGTGTGGGCAAGGGCAAAAACGTGCCCAAGGTGGTTGCGCAGGTGATCGTGAGCAAGGATGGTTCGCTGCAACTCAAAACGCCTGATGCAACGCGCAGCATGAACACGCGCGAGATTGGACTGGCGGCGCTGGCCTGGCAAAACGACCAGAGCAAAGACACGGCGGTGGTCATCAGCGCCGACAAGGGCGTGCAGTACGAGTCCGTGGTCAAAGCCATGGACGCGCTGCAAAAGGCCGGCGTTCAGCGCGTGGGCCTGTCCGTCAAACAGGGTGGCTGA
- a CDS encoding YbgC/FadM family acyl-CoA thioesterase, which yields MVFEHPVRVYWEDTDAGGIVFYANYLKFFERARTEWLRSLGIGQHGLREQSGGMFVVSEARLRYHAPARLDDALIVTAELIEKGRASLTIKHQALLNNERSVSPTGSLLCAGEVRIGWVDAHSLRPSRIPSALLEAIS from the coding sequence ATGGTGTTTGAGCACCCGGTACGTGTTTATTGGGAAGACACGGATGCCGGCGGCATCGTGTTTTACGCCAATTACCTCAAGTTTTTCGAGCGCGCCCGCACCGAGTGGCTGCGCTCGCTGGGGATCGGCCAGCATGGTTTGCGGGAACAAAGCGGCGGCATGTTCGTCGTAAGCGAAGCGCGTTTGCGCTACCACGCCCCAGCTCGGCTGGACGACGCACTCATTGTTACCGCAGAACTGATAGAAAAAGGCCGCGCATCCTTGACAATAAAGCACCAAGCGCTATTAAATAATGAGCGATCGGTGAGCCCAACCGGCTCGCTGCTTTGCGCCGGAGAGGTTCGCATTGGCTGGGTGGACGCCCACAGCCTGCGCCCATCACGCATTCCCTCGGCCCTTCTGGAAGCTATTTCATGA